In Actinomadura citrea, a single window of DNA contains:
- the moeZ gene encoding adenylyltransferase/sulfurtransferase MoeZ encodes MSLPPLVEPAPELTRDEVNRYSRHLIIPDVGMAGQKRLKNAKVLVVGAGGLGSPALLYLAAAGVGTLGVIDFDVVDESNLQRQIIHRQSSLGRPKVESAAETVRDINPLIDVLVHDTALDRDNIMDIFSGYDLIVDGTDNFATRYMVNDAAVLLGKPYVWGSIYRFDGQASVFWAEHGPCYRCLYPEPPPPGMVPSCAEGGVLGVLCASIGSIQVNEAIKLLTGIGEPLVGRLMVYDALEMSYRSVKVRKDPECPLCGKNPTQTELLEDYEAFCGAVSDEAAEAVRDSTISVHDLKAMQDRDDDIFLVDVREPNEYEIVAIPGATLIPKGEFLNGSALERLPQDKKIVLHCKSGVRSAEALAVVKNAGFGDAVHVGGGVLAWVNQIDPSLPSY; translated from the coding sequence GTGTCGTTGCCACCTCTGGTCGAGCCCGCCCCGGAGCTCACCCGCGACGAGGTCAACCGCTACTCGCGGCACCTGATCATTCCCGATGTGGGCATGGCCGGGCAGAAGCGCCTCAAGAACGCCAAGGTCCTGGTCGTCGGCGCGGGCGGCCTCGGCTCCCCCGCCCTGCTCTACCTGGCCGCCGCCGGCGTGGGCACCCTCGGCGTCATCGACTTCGACGTCGTGGACGAGTCCAACCTGCAGCGGCAGATCATCCACCGGCAGTCCTCGCTCGGCAGGCCGAAGGTCGAGTCCGCCGCCGAGACCGTCCGTGACATCAACCCGCTGATCGACGTGCTGGTGCACGACACCGCGCTCGACCGCGACAACATCATGGACATCTTCTCCGGCTACGACCTGATCGTGGACGGCACCGACAACTTCGCCACCCGCTACATGGTGAACGACGCCGCCGTCCTGCTCGGCAAGCCGTACGTGTGGGGCTCGATCTACCGGTTCGACGGCCAGGCGTCGGTGTTCTGGGCCGAGCACGGCCCCTGCTACCGCTGCCTCTACCCCGAGCCGCCGCCGCCCGGCATGGTGCCGTCCTGCGCCGAGGGCGGGGTGCTCGGCGTGTTGTGCGCGTCCATCGGCTCCATCCAGGTGAACGAGGCCATCAAGCTGCTGACCGGCATCGGCGAGCCGCTCGTCGGCCGGCTGATGGTCTACGACGCCCTGGAGATGTCCTACCGCTCGGTCAAGGTCCGCAAGGACCCCGAGTGCCCGCTGTGCGGCAAGAACCCGACGCAGACCGAGCTGCTGGAGGACTACGAGGCGTTCTGCGGCGCGGTCTCCGACGAGGCCGCCGAGGCCGTCCGGGACTCCACGATCTCCGTGCACGACCTGAAGGCCATGCAGGACCGGGACGACGACATCTTCCTCGTGGACGTCCGCGAGCCCAACGAGTACGAGATCGTCGCGATCCCGGGCGCCACGCTCATCCCCAAGGGCGAGTTCCTGAACGGCTCCGCCCTGGAGCGCCTGCCGCAGGACAAGAAGATCGTCCTGCACTGCAAGTCGGGCGTCCGCTCCGCCGAGGCCCTCGCCGTCGTGAAGAACGCCGGCTTCGGCGACGCCGTCCACGTCGGCGGCGGCGTCCTGGCCTGGGTCAACCAGATCGACCCCAGCCTCCCGTCCTACTGA
- a CDS encoding CsbD family protein: MGFLDKLKNKAQQAKGRGKEETGRQSGDPYLEAEGKSDRAAGGAKQVGEKAKDAAKEAKRSVE, translated from the coding sequence ATGGGTTTCCTCGACAAGCTGAAGAACAAGGCGCAGCAGGCCAAGGGCAGGGGCAAGGAGGAGACCGGACGGCAGTCCGGCGACCCGTACCTGGAGGCCGAGGGCAAGAGCGACCGCGCTGCCGGCGGCGCCAAGCAGGTGGGCGAGAAGGCCAAGGACGCCGCCAAGGAGGCGAAGCGGTCCGTGGAGTGA
- a CDS encoding S8 family serine peptidase — MKRRGLPAAVGAAVLAGSWLMPVHAHADVVRDGQRPILSLLGMEAAWKVTRGAGVTVGVVDSGVDPTQPDLRGKVTVGPNMLARIDAGTTPARLHGTGMSTLIAGQGHGPGGGSGVIGMAPQARILAVRTIGEPEDASYRRFRAAGSADDAVARGIRYAADHGADVINLSLGSRDENPAEREAVGYALGKGVVVVSAVGNDGDEERLLDGDGFAPYSYPASFPGVIAVAATLPGHARAPFSNRNYSVLLSAPGAGLPIGVPGGRYLRSDGTSDASALVAGIAALIRAKHPRMAPALVAQALIQSTRHAPSAGYDPEVGFGEVHAARALSAADSLASTSPGPAQAKPAGQRFGKEDPGPVEVIERPFWVRPLIIVIVLLGLGGTAGALALAVAFRRRHPGRPPVAPS, encoded by the coding sequence GTGAAGCGTCGCGGTCTGCCGGCGGCCGTGGGAGCGGCGGTGCTGGCCGGGAGCTGGCTGATGCCGGTCCACGCGCACGCGGACGTGGTGCGGGACGGGCAGCGTCCCATCCTCTCCCTGCTCGGCATGGAGGCCGCCTGGAAGGTGACCAGGGGCGCCGGCGTGACGGTCGGGGTCGTCGACTCGGGCGTCGACCCGACCCAGCCGGACCTGCGCGGCAAGGTCACCGTCGGCCCCAACATGCTCGCCAGGATCGACGCCGGGACGACGCCGGCGCGGCTGCACGGCACCGGGATGTCGACGCTGATCGCCGGGCAGGGGCACGGCCCGGGCGGCGGCTCGGGGGTCATCGGCATGGCCCCGCAGGCGCGCATCCTCGCCGTCCGGACCATCGGCGAGCCGGAGGACGCCAGCTACCGGCGCTTCCGGGCGGCGGGCAGCGCGGACGACGCGGTGGCGCGCGGCATCCGCTACGCAGCCGACCACGGCGCCGACGTCATCAACCTGTCGCTCGGCAGCCGGGACGAGAATCCCGCCGAGCGCGAGGCCGTCGGCTACGCCCTCGGCAAGGGCGTCGTGGTGGTCTCGGCCGTCGGCAACGACGGCGACGAAGAACGGCTGCTGGACGGCGACGGGTTCGCGCCGTACTCCTACCCGGCGTCGTTCCCCGGCGTGATCGCGGTCGCGGCGACCCTGCCCGGCCACGCCCGCGCGCCGTTCTCCAACCGCAACTACTCGGTGCTGCTGTCGGCGCCGGGCGCGGGCCTGCCCATCGGGGTGCCGGGCGGCCGGTACCTCAGGAGCGACGGCACCAGCGACGCCAGCGCGCTCGTCGCCGGGATCGCGGCGCTGATCCGCGCGAAGCATCCCCGGATGGCGCCGGCGCTGGTCGCGCAGGCGCTGATCCAGAGCACCCGGCATGCCCCGTCCGCCGGGTACGACCCGGAGGTCGGGTTCGGGGAGGTGCACGCGGCCCGCGCCCTGTCGGCGGCGGACTCGCTGGCCTCGACGTCGCCCGGCCCGGCGCAGGCCAAGCCCGCCGGGCAGCGGTTCGGGAAGGAGGACCCCGGCCCGGTGGAGGTCATCGAGCGGCCCTTCTGGGTCCGCCCGCTGATCATCGTGATCGTGCTCCTCGGGCTCGGCGGGACGGCCGGGGCGCTCGCGCTCGCGGTCGCCTTCCGGCGGCGCCACCCCGGGCGGCCTCCCGTCGCCCCGTCCTGA
- a CDS encoding RidA family protein — protein MSELPAMPRPQGAYVPAVAEPIRTGDVLVASAGMTPRRDGRLTLTGLVGRDLDVPAASEAAGLAARNAVAAVADGDLGRVRRWVRMTVYVACADGFTDLSAVADGASAALDALAPGLGRPARSAVGVRALPGGAPVEVELTAIAGELERETSEHA, from the coding sequence GTGTCTGAGCTTCCCGCCATGCCGCGCCCCCAGGGCGCCTACGTCCCGGCCGTGGCCGAGCCGATCCGCACGGGCGACGTCCTGGTCGCGAGCGCCGGGATGACGCCGCGCCGGGACGGCCGTCTGACCCTGACCGGCCTCGTGGGCCGCGACCTGGACGTCCCCGCCGCGAGCGAGGCCGCCGGCCTGGCCGCCCGCAACGCCGTCGCCGCGGTCGCCGACGGAGATCTCGGCCGCGTCCGGCGGTGGGTCCGGATGACGGTCTATGTCGCCTGCGCCGACGGGTTCACCGACCTGTCGGCGGTCGCGGACGGCGCCTCGGCCGCCCTGGACGCGCTGGCGCCGGGGCTCGGCCGCCCCGCCCGCAGCGCCGTCGGTGTCCGCGCCCTACCCGGCGGCGCGCCCGTCGAAGTCGAACTCACCGCGATCGCCGGTGAATTGGAAAGGGAGACGAGCGAGCATGCATGA
- a CDS encoding S8 family serine peptidase, whose amino-acid sequence MLRRAAAGAAALALAAAPAAPAARAAGPRSAALASDPVRDAVTPVLESLNVPRAWRTSRGGGATVAVLDSGVDAGHADLAGSVTAGPDYTRGANPPGVAPKRLHGTNMASIIAGHGHGPGGAEGVVGVAPEARLLSLRVILERDEPGFAEFTGGGRYTGTIAQGIRYAVDHGADVVNLSLGRSYPTPRERDAVAYAISRNVVVVAAAGNSGAEDDPRGVGGRSAPARGARRPDGGESTGYFYPASFPGVVSVAAVDARGRHAGFSNRNSGVVVSAPGVQIVGAGPDGRYWVGDGTSPATAFVSGVAALIRSRHRGLAPALVTQALVASTGNRPGRGYDRGVGFGRVDAAAALAASDILAAARTGGAGLPAGKRFATGPVRPVQVVHRSGGLVLTSSLICALSLLGLAGAAVLLRGERDPGE is encoded by the coding sequence GTGCTGAGGCGCGCCGCCGCCGGAGCGGCCGCGCTGGCGCTGGCCGCGGCCCCCGCCGCGCCGGCGGCCCGCGCCGCCGGACCCCGAAGCGCCGCCCTCGCCTCCGACCCGGTGCGGGACGCGGTCACGCCCGTCCTGGAGTCGCTGAACGTGCCGCGCGCCTGGCGGACGTCCAGGGGCGGCGGCGCGACCGTCGCCGTCCTCGACTCGGGCGTGGACGCCGGCCATGCCGACCTCGCCGGCTCCGTCACCGCCGGGCCCGACTACACGCGCGGCGCGAACCCGCCCGGCGTCGCGCCGAAGCGGCTGCACGGCACCAACATGGCGTCGATCATCGCCGGGCACGGGCACGGCCCCGGCGGCGCCGAGGGCGTCGTCGGCGTCGCGCCTGAGGCGCGCCTGCTGTCCCTGCGGGTGATCCTGGAACGCGACGAGCCGGGCTTCGCGGAGTTCACCGGCGGCGGGCGCTACACCGGGACGATCGCCCAGGGCATCCGGTACGCCGTCGACCACGGCGCCGACGTGGTCAACCTGTCCCTCGGCCGCTCCTACCCCACGCCGCGCGAGCGCGACGCCGTCGCCTACGCGATCAGCCGGAACGTGGTCGTGGTCGCGGCCGCGGGCAACAGCGGAGCCGAGGACGATCCGCGCGGAGTGGGAGGCCGGTCCGCCCCGGCGCGCGGCGCCCGCCGGCCCGACGGCGGCGAGTCCACCGGGTACTTCTATCCGGCGTCGTTCCCCGGCGTGGTCTCCGTGGCCGCCGTGGACGCGCGGGGCCGGCACGCCGGGTTCTCCAACCGCAACTCCGGCGTCGTCGTGTCCGCGCCCGGCGTGCAGATCGTCGGCGCGGGCCCGGACGGGCGGTACTGGGTCGGGGACGGCACGAGCCCGGCGACCGCGTTCGTCTCCGGCGTCGCCGCGCTCATCCGGTCGCGCCACCGCGGCCTCGCCCCCGCGCTGGTCACGCAGGCGCTCGTGGCGAGCACCGGGAACCGTCCGGGGCGCGGCTACGACCGGGGCGTCGGGTTCGGGCGGGTCGACGCCGCCGCCGCGCTCGCCGCGTCCGACATCCTGGCGGCGGCGCGGACGGGCGGCGCGGGCCTGCCGGCGGGGAAGCGGTTCGCGACCGGTCCGGTCCGTCCCGTCCAGGTCGTGCACCGCTCGGGCGGGCTCGTCCTCACCTCTTCGCTGATCTGCGCGCTGTCCCTGCTCGGCCTGGCGGGTGCCGCCGTCCTGCTGCGCGGCGAGCGCGATCCGGGAGAATGA
- a CDS encoding MGMT family protein: MWSEPDEYSEAVLDAVERIPPGRVLSYGDVAEMVGRGGPRQVGRVMSLYGGAVPWWRVLRADGNPPSGLEIEAHENYRAEGTPLRPDGRRVDMARARWAGPA; encoded by the coding sequence ATGTGGTCCGAACCTGACGAGTACTCCGAGGCGGTGCTGGACGCGGTGGAGCGCATCCCGCCGGGCCGCGTCCTGTCCTACGGCGACGTCGCCGAGATGGTCGGGCGGGGCGGGCCGCGGCAGGTCGGGCGCGTGATGTCGCTGTACGGGGGCGCCGTCCCGTGGTGGCGGGTGCTCCGCGCGGACGGGAACCCGCCGAGCGGCCTCGAGATCGAGGCCCACGAGAACTACCGCGCCGAGGGGACGCCCCTGCGCCCGGACGGGCGCCGCGTCGACATGGCCCGCGCCCGCTGGGCCGGCCCCGCCTAG
- a CDS encoding aldehyde dehydrogenase family protein gives MHEGLNLVGGEWRPAADGRTFRRHDPAELGEIVGEFPESSAADVGAAVDAAVEGAAQWAAASPEKRADVLEAAARWLEERADPLVVELVREEGKTRAEAAMEVSRTPRNLRFYAGEAHRITGQSHPAGDGGIVYTRREPVGVVGAITPWNFPLNIPSRKIGPALAAGNAVVFKPSPVTPLLAQRLVEALLAGGLPPGAISLVHGGAEAGAALAADERVGAVTFTGSTRAGRAVHAAVGPSRRAQLEMGGKNPVVVLDDADLERATQIIVKGAFGLSGQACTGTSRVIAHDAVHDELLERVARAAEALTVGNGLGDGVDLGPLAADFQLEKFLDYVRIGEEEGAELVTGGRRLPGDGYFVRPAVFGAVAPDMRIAREEIFGPVLAFQRASGFDEAVALANGTDYGLSAGIVTRDTGRALEFARRSVSGLVKVNQPTSGMAMTVPFGGLKESSTQTFKEQAGPSMMLFYTQEKSVYISPR, from the coding sequence ATGCATGAGGGGCTGAACCTCGTCGGAGGCGAATGGCGTCCGGCGGCGGACGGCAGGACGTTCCGGCGGCACGACCCGGCGGAACTCGGCGAGATCGTCGGAGAGTTCCCCGAGTCGTCGGCCGCCGATGTCGGAGCCGCCGTCGACGCGGCCGTCGAGGGCGCCGCGCAATGGGCCGCGGCCTCCCCGGAGAAACGCGCCGACGTGCTCGAGGCGGCGGCACGGTGGCTGGAGGAGCGGGCGGACCCGCTCGTCGTCGAACTGGTGCGGGAAGAGGGCAAGACGCGCGCCGAGGCGGCCATGGAGGTCTCCCGCACGCCGCGCAACCTGCGCTTCTACGCGGGAGAGGCCCACCGCATCACCGGCCAGAGCCATCCGGCGGGCGACGGCGGGATCGTCTACACGCGGCGCGAGCCCGTCGGGGTGGTCGGCGCGATCACGCCCTGGAACTTCCCGCTGAACATCCCGTCCCGCAAGATCGGGCCCGCGCTGGCGGCCGGCAACGCGGTGGTGTTCAAGCCGAGCCCGGTGACGCCGCTGCTGGCGCAGCGGCTCGTGGAGGCGCTGCTGGCCGGTGGGCTCCCGCCGGGTGCGATCTCGCTGGTGCACGGCGGCGCCGAGGCCGGGGCGGCGTTGGCGGCGGACGAGCGCGTCGGGGCCGTGACGTTCACCGGCTCCACCCGGGCGGGACGCGCCGTCCACGCGGCGGTCGGGCCGTCGCGCCGCGCGCAGCTGGAGATGGGCGGCAAGAACCCGGTGGTCGTCCTGGACGACGCCGACCTGGAACGCGCCACGCAGATCATCGTCAAGGGCGCGTTCGGGCTGTCGGGGCAGGCGTGCACCGGGACGAGCCGGGTCATCGCGCACGACGCCGTCCACGACGAGCTGCTCGAACGCGTGGCGAGGGCCGCCGAGGCGCTGACCGTCGGGAACGGGCTGGGCGACGGCGTCGACCTGGGGCCGCTCGCCGCGGACTTCCAGCTGGAGAAGTTCCTCGACTACGTGCGGATCGGCGAGGAGGAGGGCGCCGAGCTCGTCACCGGCGGGCGGCGGCTCCCTGGCGACGGGTACTTCGTGCGGCCGGCCGTCTTCGGCGCGGTGGCGCCGGACATGCGGATCGCCCGCGAGGAGATCTTCGGACCGGTGCTGGCCTTCCAGCGGGCGTCCGGTTTCGACGAGGCCGTCGCGCTGGCCAACGGCACCGACTACGGGCTGTCGGCCGGGATCGTCACCCGCGACACCGGCCGGGCGCTGGAGTTCGCCCGGCGCTCCGTTAGCGGCCTGGTGAAGGTGAACCAGCCGACCTCCGGAATGGCGATGACGGTGCCGTTCGGCGGGCTCAAGGAATCCAGCACGCAGACGTTCAAAGAGCAGGCCGGACCTTCGATGATGCTCTTCTACACGCAAGAGAAAAGCGTCTACATCTCACCCCGGTAA
- a CDS encoding Rieske (2Fe-2S) protein gives MEQQTGEWVRAAALAEVRRRRRLAVTVEGRRIALFLVGDDVYALDDVCVHKQRSLSKGAVLNGRVICPGHQWVFDPETGEIEGRDECQPSHAVRVDGGDVYVDPRPRILSEEHPS, from the coding sequence GTGGAGCAGCAGACGGGCGAGTGGGTGCGGGCCGCCGCGCTCGCCGAGGTGCGCAGGCGCAGGCGCCTCGCCGTGACCGTCGAGGGACGGCGGATCGCGCTCTTCCTGGTCGGCGACGACGTCTACGCGCTGGACGACGTGTGCGTCCACAAGCAGCGGTCGCTGTCCAAGGGGGCCGTCCTGAACGGGCGGGTGATCTGCCCCGGGCACCAGTGGGTGTTCGACCCGGAGACCGGCGAGATCGAGGGCCGGGACGAGTGCCAGCCGAGCCATGCCGTGCGCGTCGACGGCGGCGACGTCTACGTCGACCCGCGGCCCAGGATCCTGTCGGAGGAGCACCCCTCATGA
- a CDS encoding gamma-glutamyltransferase family protein — MSERSPFGLPDRGPSVASGGMVASSHPAVSLLGARVLADGGNAVDAALAMAALSWLALPGQCGVGGDAFALLRRPDGSVAAFGGSGFGPDGGEPAFYRDRGLAAVPLEGALAVATPGAVAALAALHADSASRGLPELWAPAIAAAEDGLPCTRKTRADIVERRDALARDPGTAEVLLPGGRVPAVGEPIVQRDLGASLRRLADHPADLYSGALAERSVDALVDAGAPFSGYEWMAGGRSVPEAALTCDYRGTTVHLTPPPTPGWMVAQQAGLCDGVLSGLPWLSAEAVHRMASAARIAFADRFAGCGDGSDHWRGLLAPSALEAARARLDAGDVPAGLPSPVPAGGDTTSMVAVDAQGRAVSLIHSLAFTFGARITVPGTGIVLNNRLGRGAYLIDGHPNEVRPRRRPLHTLNAWLVTGASGGLLHAGNTPGGDGQVQWNAQLLSHLLDHGHDPATAVAAPRFTVHPGSDADVLGRPPELRVESRLGADRIEALRACGHDVAVQAPWDAGGSAQVVSVADGALLGASDPRQDGVALGV, encoded by the coding sequence ATGTCAGAGCGCAGCCCCTTCGGCCTCCCGGACCGCGGCCCCTCCGTCGCGTCCGGCGGCATGGTCGCCTCCAGCCATCCGGCGGTGAGCCTGCTCGGCGCGCGGGTCCTCGCGGACGGCGGGAACGCCGTGGACGCCGCGCTGGCGATGGCCGCCCTGTCCTGGCTCGCGCTGCCCGGCCAGTGCGGGGTCGGCGGCGACGCGTTCGCCCTGCTGCGCCGCCCGGACGGCTCCGTCGCCGCGTTCGGCGGCAGCGGCTTCGGCCCGGACGGCGGCGAGCCCGCCTTCTACCGCGACCGCGGCCTGGCCGCCGTCCCGCTGGAAGGCGCCCTCGCCGTCGCGACCCCCGGCGCGGTCGCCGCGCTCGCCGCCCTGCACGCCGACTCGGCCTCCCGCGGGCTGCCCGAGCTGTGGGCGCCCGCGATCGCCGCCGCCGAGGACGGCCTGCCCTGCACCCGCAAGACGCGCGCCGACATCGTCGAGCGCCGCGACGCGCTGGCCCGCGACCCCGGCACGGCCGAAGTCCTCCTTCCCGGCGGCCGCGTGCCCGCCGTCGGCGAGCCGATCGTCCAGCGCGACCTCGGCGCCTCGCTCCGCAGGCTCGCCGACCACCCGGCCGACCTGTACTCCGGCGCGCTCGCCGAACGCTCCGTGGACGCCCTGGTCGACGCCGGGGCGCCGTTCTCCGGCTACGAATGGATGGCGGGCGGCCGCTCCGTCCCCGAAGCGGCGCTGACCTGCGACTACCGGGGGACGACCGTCCACCTGACCCCGCCGCCCACGCCCGGCTGGATGGTGGCGCAGCAGGCGGGCCTCTGCGACGGGGTCCTGTCCGGCCTCCCGTGGCTGTCGGCGGAGGCGGTCCACCGGATGGCCTCCGCCGCGCGCATCGCGTTCGCCGACCGGTTCGCGGGCTGCGGCGACGGCAGCGACCACTGGCGCGGGCTGCTCGCGCCGTCCGCGCTGGAGGCCGCCCGCGCCCGCCTCGACGCCGGCGACGTCCCGGCGGGCCTCCCGTCGCCGGTCCCCGCGGGCGGCGACACCACCTCCATGGTCGCCGTCGACGCGCAGGGGCGCGCGGTCAGCCTCATCCACTCGCTCGCCTTCACCTTCGGCGCCCGGATCACCGTCCCGGGCACGGGCATCGTCCTCAACAACCGGCTCGGGCGCGGCGCCTACCTCATCGACGGGCACCCCAACGAGGTCCGCCCGCGCCGACGGCCGCTGCACACCCTGAACGCCTGGCTCGTCACCGGCGCCTCCGGCGGCCTCCTGCACGCGGGCAACACGCCCGGCGGGGACGGCCAGGTCCAGTGGAACGCCCAGTTGCTGTCGCACCTCCTCGACCACGGCCACGACCCCGCGACCGCCGTCGCCGCGCCGCGCTTCACCGTCCATCCGGGCAGCGACGCCGACGTCCTCGGACGCCCGCCCGAACTGCGCGTCGAGTCCCGCCTCGGGGCCGACCGGATCGAGGCCCTGCGCGCCTGCGGTCACGACGTCGCCGTCCAGGCGCCGTGGGACGCGGGCGGCAGCGCCCAGGTCGTGTCCGTCGCGGACGGCGCCCTCCTCGGCGCGTCCGACCCCCGCCAGGACGGGGTGGCCCTCGGTGTCTGA
- a CDS encoding DUF1275 family protein, whose amino-acid sequence MTASSDLSDPAPAAAPAAAAGGPPRAALRWRAALLVLLTFGAGTTDVVGFLGMEKVFTANMTGNIVLFGLAAGEGNGADLARCGAATLAFALGLLAGFLIAGRSGAGRLWPPRVTAVLGFVLVAQTAFLAGWAAAGAEPHGAGLLALISLSSAAMGAQTAAARSMAADGITTTFVTGTLTSMMGGLAVGQGAAAGLRTAVILSLAAGAAVAGALMTHAPVAAAAVSPVVLAVVIAGAFRLHPSRTS is encoded by the coding sequence GTGACCGCGTCCTCCGACCTGTCCGATCCGGCCCCTGCCGCCGCGCCCGCCGCGGCGGCAGGGGGCCCGCCGCGCGCAGCCCTCCGGTGGCGCGCCGCGCTGCTGGTGCTGCTCACCTTCGGCGCCGGGACGACCGACGTCGTCGGGTTCCTCGGCATGGAGAAGGTCTTCACCGCCAACATGACCGGCAACATCGTGCTGTTCGGCCTCGCCGCCGGCGAGGGGAACGGCGCCGACCTGGCCCGTTGCGGCGCCGCGACGCTCGCGTTCGCGCTCGGCCTGCTCGCCGGGTTCCTCATCGCGGGACGCTCCGGCGCCGGGCGGCTGTGGCCGCCCCGCGTCACCGCCGTCCTCGGGTTCGTCCTGGTGGCGCAGACCGCGTTCCTCGCGGGCTGGGCCGCCGCGGGCGCCGAGCCGCACGGCGCCGGGCTGCTCGCCCTCATCTCCCTGTCGTCGGCGGCGATGGGCGCGCAGACGGCGGCGGCGCGCAGCATGGCCGCCGACGGGATCACCACCACGTTCGTCACCGGGACGCTGACCTCGATGATGGGCGGCCTCGCGGTCGGGCAGGGCGCGGCGGCCGGACTGCGGACCGCGGTGATCCTCAGCCTCGCCGCCGGGGCGGCGGTGGCGGGCGCGCTGATGACGCACGCTCCCGTCGCGGCCGCGGCCGTCAGTCCCGTCGTGCTGGCCGTGGTGATCGCCGGCGCGTTCCGGCTCCACCCCTCCCGGACGTCCTAG
- a CDS encoding TenA family transcriptional regulator, producing MAELLSKDAFRAELQNAIKGREAKNASFSKAWADGELKREHFARWAENHYHYVGPFADYLAYVYANTPDEFTGAKDFTLQNMYEEELADIRHTDLLIRFAEACGTTRERVEDPSNMNAITRGLQAWCYAVAMREHFVVATAALVVGLESQVPSIYKKQIVPLREVYGFTEDEIEFFDLHITSDVVHGERGYQIVLDHADTPELQQRCLRLCRWGAEMRFSYTQGLYDTYVKPDLVSA from the coding sequence ATGGCAGAGCTGCTGTCGAAGGACGCGTTCCGCGCCGAGCTGCAGAACGCGATCAAGGGCCGTGAGGCCAAGAACGCCTCGTTCAGCAAGGCGTGGGCGGACGGCGAGCTGAAGCGCGAGCACTTCGCCCGCTGGGCGGAGAACCACTACCACTACGTGGGGCCGTTCGCCGACTACCTCGCCTACGTCTACGCCAACACGCCCGACGAGTTCACCGGCGCCAAGGACTTCACGCTCCAGAACATGTACGAGGAGGAGCTCGCCGACATCCGGCACACCGACCTCCTCATCCGGTTCGCCGAGGCGTGCGGCACCACCCGTGAGCGCGTCGAGGACCCGTCCAACATGAACGCCATCACCCGCGGCCTCCAGGCGTGGTGCTACGCGGTCGCGATGCGCGAGCACTTCGTGGTCGCCACCGCCGCCCTGGTGGTCGGCCTGGAGTCGCAGGTCCCGAGCATCTACAAGAAGCAGATCGTGCCGCTGCGCGAGGTGTACGGGTTCACCGAGGACGAGATCGAGTTCTTCGACCTGCACATCACCTCCGACGTGGTGCACGGGGAGCGCGGCTACCAGATCGTCCTCGACCACGCCGACACCCCGGAGCTCCAGCAGCGCTGCCTCCGGCTGTGCCGGTGGGGCGCGGAGATGCGGTTCTCCTACACGCAGGGCCTCTACGACACCTACGTCAAGCCCGACCTGGTCAGCGCCTGA